The genomic window TTTTGGCGCCGAGCGTGTCGAGATCGTGGACGGATTACTGGCCGATGATTACGCCGGCGGGCGCCTGCGTTGGGTGCTGGATGAACATCGGCGGCTGATGAATCAACAGCCGCTTTCCGGGTTGAATCAGGTGCTCGTGGGGCACCGGACCCCGGCAATCATGGTGCTGGGCCCGGCAGTCGGAGGCAGGATATTTCCCGAGGGCGCCGCGCTGGTGCTTCAACCACAAGACGGGACACTACCCGAGATCCTTGGAATTCTCCTGTTTGCGCCCTATGCCGGCGACGGATTCCACCGGTGCTGAGCGTGGTTTGGCGCAAGATCAACTCAGTCACTTCAACGGATGTTCCTTCAAGAGCTCCTTGATGTGCTCGGTGAGCCCAACCGCGCGGGACACATCGAGTTCCAGCACGATGCCGGTGTCAACGCTTTCATCGAGCCCCCCTGCCTTGCAGACAGCGTCCAGTACTGCGCTTGCCCTGGGTTGCTCGACCAGCATGAGGAGGATTTGGCGAGGCGACAGGACCTCCAGGCCAAAAAGACCAAACTGGCGGGCCTTGCCCTGCCCCACGGCATTGGGAATCACTGTGGCGCCGGTGGCGCCCGCGCTCCGTGCCGCATCGAGAACTCGATCAGCTTTCTCGTCTTCGACGAAAACCAGTATCAGCTTGTAGTCCATGACACTCTCCCGCTCCACGCAACGCCACTACGTTCATTGACAAAATCACTTCCGGCGATATCCGGAACGCAATCGCTGCAGAAAGCTCGGTAATCGAGCGACATACTTGCGTCCGGACACGGCAGAAGGCCCGCTTTTCCTGAACGCCAGGCCAACCTCCGTGATCGTTGCCCCACGATGCACGCCACAAACCACGAGGTCCAACGGCCCAACGGAAACCCGGTCACCTACGACCGCCTGGCTGCCCAACACGGCCCGCATATATTCGTGGATCGTCTGGCTATCGGAAACGTCGGCCGGTAGCTCCACATCATAGACGGACTTGAGGTCGGCAAGGGTCGACTCCGGATCCAGTCTTAGCTCACCAAAGAACTGCTTGTCGTCACCGTCGGAGTGCGGCTTTTCCGCGAAGACGCGGTCCAGGAGGCTGGCGTATTCCGGCGGCACGAATAGATACACGTAGTCCCCTGCCCTGATGTCGCCCGACTGCGCGTAATTGAAGGTCACTCCGTCCCGGGCAACCAGCGAAGGGCGAGCCCAC from Natronocella acetinitrilica includes these protein-coding regions:
- a CDS encoding P-II family nitrogen regulator; amino-acid sequence: MDYKLILVFVEDEKADRVLDAARSAGATGATVIPNAVGQGKARQFGLFGLEVLSPRQILLMLVEQPRASAVLDAVCKAGGLDESVDTGIVLELDVSRAVGLTEHIKELLKEHPLK